In Myxococcales bacterium, a genomic segment contains:
- a CDS encoding c-type cytochrome produces MSDRSQERHGENKVVHEYGDIQEYDNKLPTWWLWTLYGSVIFGIGYWFYYHGLGAGELPVAELRRETVEAAKRAGKGADENTLVALAADTSALKDGKEGFVTFCAPCHAPTGGGTIGPNLTDEYWIHGGDPMSIYKTMKDGVVAKGMPAWGPQLGEAKTQAVSAYVLSLRNTNVPGGKAPQGEKFAGR; encoded by the coding sequence ATGAGTGACCGGTCACAGGAACGGCACGGCGAAAACAAGGTCGTTCACGAGTACGGCGACATCCAGGAGTACGACAACAAGCTCCCGACTTGGTGGCTGTGGACCCTCTACGGAAGCGTCATCTTCGGCATCGGCTACTGGTTTTACTACCACGGCCTCGGGGCCGGCGAGCTGCCGGTGGCGGAGCTGCGTCGCGAGACGGTTGAGGCGGCAAAACGCGCCGGCAAGGGTGCCGACGAGAACACCCTCGTCGCGCTCGCCGCCGACACCTCCGCGCTCAAGGACGGCAAGGAGGGGTTCGTTACATTCTGCGCGCCCTGTCACGCACCCACCGGCGGCGGCACCATCGGACCAAACCTCACCGACGAGTACTGGATCCACGGCGGCGACCCCATGTCGATCTACAAGACGATGAAGGACGGCGTCGTTGCCAAGGGCATGCCAGCGTGGGGCCCGCAGCTCGGCGAAGCCAAGACGCAAGCGGTATCCGCCTACGTGCTTTCGCTCCGCAACACCAACGTGCCCGGGGGCAAGGCGCCGCAGGGCGAGAAATTCGCGGGCCGATAG
- the ccoS gene encoding cbb3-type cytochrome oxidase assembly protein CcoS, whose protein sequence is MEVLILQVFVSLMLVVGGLLLFLKSVRGRDYEHADRLALFPIAEDDAKPTGKENGN, encoded by the coding sequence TTGGAAGTGTTGATTCTGCAAGTGTTTGTGAGCCTGATGCTCGTCGTCGGCGGGCTCTTGCTCTTCCTGAAGAGCGTGCGGGGGCGCGACTACGAGCACGCTGACCGGCTCGCCCTATTTCCCATCGCTGAAGACGACGCCAAACCCACTGGAAAAGAAAATGGAAACTGA
- the ccoN gene encoding cytochrome-c oxidase, cbb3-type subunit I, which translates to MEKSTVVFDDSTPRLFIAASVIFGIVGLLVGVIIALQLAFFPANVAPQLSFGRLRPLHTNAVIFAFVGNMIFAGIYYSTQRLLKARMASDALSKIHFWGWQAIIAAAAVSLPLGFSTGKEYAELEWPIDIAIALVWVVFAINFFWTLAKRNEKHIYVALWFYIATIVTVAVLHIVNSLALPVFAMKSYSIYGGVQDALVQWWYGHNAVAFFLTTPVLGIMYYFLPKAADRPVYSYRLSIVHFWALIFLYIWAGPHHLLFTALPDWAQTLGMIFSVMLLAPSWGGMLNGLLTLRGAWNTVREEPVLKFFVAAVTFYGMATFEGPLLSIKSVNGLAHYTDWIIGHVHSGALGWNGFMAAGLFYWMVPRLFGTKLHSKSLADTHFWLGTVGIILYVISMWVSGITQGMMWRAQTPDGALQYPNFVETLIAIRPMYWVRLAGGTLYLLGFLLMAYNLLMTARSGKAVDGEVQVVRPVASAEDKVPWTQLVFGAPMILTVLVVVLIGSAGFLNVSAAIGTVVIGLAVGIGGVIALKVSNVPGKPTWHRIIEGRPLLFTVFSVLAILVGGIAEIIPTVVISKTDARVATGGVYKPLELEGRDVYIREGCYTCHSQMIRPMVFETARYGNHSEMADSAYDHPFQWGSKRTGPDLSRVGGKYPHLWHWRHMQDPRATSPGSNMPPYAFMAAAKVDFDAVAVKVAAMQTLGVPYTNAEVQGASAAARAQAAAVTKELREGGAEDAREDSELVALVAYMQSLGRKADAKPATAPVAERR; encoded by the coding sequence CTGGAGAAGTCGACGGTCGTCTTTGATGACTCGACGCCGCGGCTCTTCATCGCGGCCTCGGTGATCTTCGGCATCGTGGGCCTGCTCGTCGGTGTGATCATCGCGCTGCAGCTGGCCTTCTTTCCCGCGAACGTCGCGCCGCAGCTCTCCTTCGGGCGTCTTCGCCCGCTGCACACGAACGCGGTGATCTTCGCCTTCGTCGGGAACATGATCTTTGCGGGGATCTACTACTCGACGCAGCGCCTCCTAAAGGCGCGCATGGCGTCCGATGCGCTGAGCAAGATTCACTTCTGGGGGTGGCAAGCCATCATCGCCGCGGCGGCTGTTTCGTTGCCGCTCGGTTTCTCGACCGGCAAGGAATACGCCGAGCTCGAGTGGCCCATCGATATTGCCATCGCGCTCGTCTGGGTCGTCTTCGCGATCAACTTCTTCTGGACCTTGGCGAAGCGGAACGAGAAGCACATCTACGTAGCGCTCTGGTTCTACATCGCGACGATCGTCACCGTCGCGGTCCTCCACATCGTGAACAGCCTCGCGTTGCCGGTCTTCGCGATGAAGAGCTACTCAATCTACGGCGGCGTGCAGGATGCGCTCGTCCAGTGGTGGTACGGCCACAACGCGGTGGCGTTCTTCCTGACCACCCCCGTGCTCGGCATCATGTACTACTTCTTGCCGAAGGCGGCCGATCGCCCCGTCTACTCCTACCGCCTCAGCATCGTTCACTTCTGGGCGCTGATCTTTCTCTACATCTGGGCCGGCCCGCACCACCTGCTCTTCACGGCGCTCCCCGACTGGGCGCAGACGCTCGGCATGATCTTCAGCGTCATGCTCCTCGCTCCCTCGTGGGGCGGGATGCTCAACGGCTTGCTCACGTTGCGCGGGGCCTGGAACACGGTCCGCGAGGAGCCGGTGCTCAAGTTCTTCGTGGCGGCCGTCACCTTCTACGGAATGGCCACGTTTGAGGGCCCGCTGCTCTCCATCAAGTCGGTCAACGGCCTCGCCCACTACACCGACTGGATCATCGGGCACGTGCACTCGGGCGCGCTCGGCTGGAACGGCTTCATGGCCGCGGGCCTCTTCTATTGGATGGTCCCCCGCCTCTTCGGCACGAAGCTCCACTCCAAGTCGCTCGCCGACACGCACTTCTGGCTCGGCACCGTGGGGATCATTCTCTACGTCATCTCGATGTGGGTGAGCGGCATCACGCAAGGCATGATGTGGCGCGCTCAGACGCCCGATGGCGCGCTCCAGTATCCCAACTTCGTCGAGACGCTCATCGCCATTCGCCCGATGTACTGGGTGCGCCTCGCCGGTGGGACGCTCTACCTGCTGGGCTTCCTGCTCATGGCCTACAACCTCCTCATGACGGCCCGCTCTGGCAAGGCCGTCGATGGCGAGGTGCAGGTCGTCCGCCCCGTCGCGTCCGCTGAAGACAAGGTGCCCTGGACGCAGTTGGTCTTCGGTGCACCGATGATCCTCACGGTCCTCGTCGTGGTTCTCATCGGCTCGGCAGGCTTCCTCAACGTGAGCGCAGCCATTGGAACGGTGGTCATCGGTCTCGCCGTTGGGATTGGCGGCGTCATTGCCCTCAAGGTGAGCAACGTACCCGGTAAGCCCACGTGGCACCGGATCATCGAGGGGCGACCGCTGCTCTTCACCGTCTTCTCGGTGCTGGCGATCCTCGTCGGCGGCATCGCCGAGATTATCCCCACCGTCGTCATCTCAAAGACCGACGCTCGCGTCGCGACCGGTGGCGTCTACAAGCCGCTCGAGCTCGAGGGCCGAGACGTCTACATCCGTGAAGGTTGCTACACGTGCCACTCGCAGATGATTCGACCGATGGTCTTCGAGACGGCTCGTTACGGCAACCACTCGGAGATGGCAGACTCGGCCTATGACCACCCCTTCCAGTGGGGGTCGAAGCGGACCGGGCCGGATCTCTCGCGCGTTGGCGGCAAGTACCCGCATCTCTGGCACTGGCGCCACATGCAGGACCCCCGCGCAACCTCGCCAGGATCGAACATGCCCCCCTATGCGTTCATGGCGGCCGCCAAGGTCGACTTCGACGCTGTCGCCGTCAAGGTGGCGGCGATGCAAACGCTCGGCGTCCCGTACACGAACGCGGAGGTCCAAGGCGCGAGCGCAGCCGCTCGCGCACAGGCCGCGGCGGTGACCAAAGAGCTGCGTGAAGGCGGCGCCGAGGATGCCCGCGAAGACAGCGAACTCGTCGCCCTTGTGGCCTACATGCAATCGCTCGGTCGCAAGGCCGACGCCAAACCCGCCACGGCGCCCGTCGCCGAGCGCCGCTGA
- the ccoG gene encoding cytochrome c oxidase accessory protein CcoG, whose amino-acid sequence MDKPVTPSPGGKTVHLPLVDMKSSLHLDGSRAYVHPADVKGRFATARKLVFVVLLAVYVALPWINVGGHPAVFLDIESRSFFLFGASFNAQDIWMLVFVVTGAAFGLVFLTAAAGRVWCGWACPQTVFLEALFRRLERLLQGPREKRLRRNAGPLTWDKVWRKTLTHLGYVVLAFLIAHVLLAYFVSVPQLLRAMQQSPAAHPEAFAVVAVLTGILLFNFAWFREQFCVILCPYGRLQSALLDPDSLVIGYEKSRGEPRGKAKKADATAGDAAEKHGDCVDCGRCVTVCPTGIDIRNGLQMDCVACTACIDACDEIMDKLNRPRGLIRYDSMAGLVGQPRRFFRPRIALYLVLGAFGVAAATFAYGRRVDFESNVLRVQGPPYTLEGGLVRNAFTIHIVNKRSSETVFLIEPVPAPGATFLVPLREVRLKPLEQVSAPVFVTLPANDFVSDRALPLRVVPKGFEADARTITLPFLGPKR is encoded by the coding sequence ATGGACAAGCCCGTAACACCGAGTCCCGGCGGCAAGACCGTCCACCTGCCGCTGGTGGACATGAAGAGCTCGCTTCACCTCGACGGGTCGCGCGCCTACGTGCACCCCGCCGACGTGAAGGGGCGCTTCGCGACGGCGCGCAAACTTGTCTTCGTGGTGCTGCTGGCCGTCTACGTCGCGCTGCCGTGGATCAACGTTGGCGGTCACCCCGCTGTCTTCCTCGACATCGAGAGCCGCAGCTTCTTCCTCTTCGGCGCCTCCTTCAACGCCCAAGACATCTGGATGCTGGTGTTCGTTGTCACGGGCGCGGCCTTCGGCCTCGTGTTCCTCACGGCAGCCGCCGGTCGCGTCTGGTGCGGTTGGGCGTGTCCGCAGACGGTGTTTCTGGAGGCGCTCTTCCGTCGCCTCGAGAGGCTTCTGCAGGGGCCTCGCGAGAAGCGCCTTCGCCGCAACGCGGGGCCGCTCACCTGGGACAAGGTGTGGCGCAAGACGCTGACGCACCTGGGCTACGTGGTGCTCGCGTTCCTCATCGCGCATGTGCTGCTCGCGTACTTCGTGTCGGTGCCACAGTTGCTCCGCGCCATGCAGCAATCTCCGGCGGCGCACCCGGAGGCCTTCGCCGTGGTTGCCGTGTTGACGGGCATCCTGCTCTTCAACTTCGCCTGGTTTCGCGAGCAGTTTTGCGTGATCCTGTGCCCTTACGGCCGGCTCCAGTCGGCTCTCCTCGACCCCGACTCGCTCGTCATCGGCTACGAAAAGTCCCGCGGCGAGCCGCGCGGCAAGGCCAAGAAAGCCGACGCCACCGCCGGCGACGCAGCGGAGAAGCATGGTGACTGCGTCGATTGCGGTCGCTGCGTTACCGTCTGCCCGACGGGCATCGACATTCGCAACGGTTTGCAGATGGATTGCGTGGCCTGCACCGCCTGCATCGACGCTTGCGACGAGATCATGGACAAGCTCAATCGGCCCCGCGGGCTGATTCGCTATGACTCGATGGCGGGCCTGGTGGGGCAGCCGCGGCGGTTCTTCCGCCCGCGCATCGCGCTCTACCTCGTGCTCGGCGCATTCGGCGTGGCCGCGGCGACCTTCGCCTACGGCCGTCGCGTCGACTTCGAGTCGAACGTCCTGCGCGTCCAAGGGCCGCCCTATACCCTTGAGGGCGGCCTCGTCCGCAACGCCTTCACCATTCACATCGTGAACAAGCGCTCGAGCGAGACGGTGTTCCTCATCGAGCCGGTGCCCGCGCCGGGGGCGACCTTCCTCGTGCCGCTCCGCGAGGTGCGCCTCAAGCCGCTCGAGCAGGTCAGCGCTCCGGTCTTCGTCACGCTCCCAGCGAACGACTTCGTCTCCGATCGAGCGTTGCCACTGCGTGTGGTGCCGAAGGGGTTTGAGGCCGACGCACGAACCATCACGCTGCCCTTCCTCGGGCCGAAGAGGTGA